A genomic window from Chitinivorax sp. B includes:
- a CDS encoding flagellin, whose protein sequence is MQVINTNIASLNSQRNLSRSQDSLATSLQRLSSGLRINSAKDDAAGLAISERFTAQIRGLDQARRNANDGVSIAQTGEGALEQMGNILQRVRELAVQSANASNSAGDRQALNSEVTQLVSELDRFATTTEFNGQKLFDGSFGSAIYQVGANANQTITATTANFRTDQYGTYQLGNATTANAGASGTTNAVQTGAAITTSGNLVINGSDGSATVALAVDDSAKTIASKINSQTQTGVRATAKTEATFTFGATGSYSVSVFGSNSTAQTISFSLTSTNTAGGLSQAVQAFNDQSSKTGITARLNNTNDGIVLTADDGSNVTLGAAGTTSLGAGSGTIQLSGAAATTILTSGTSGALTVAGQVTLDSSKSYSISTSGSAINSGVIGANSIAASTTSVSALQKVSNLDISTVVNATNALRIVDSALGIVNDQRAKFGALQNRFAATISNLQTTSENLSSARSRIRDADFATETANLSRTQILQQAGTAMLAQANQLPQQVLQLLR, encoded by the coding sequence ATGCTGCAGGTCTCGCAATTTCCGAACGTTTTACAGCCCAGATTCGTGGCCTTGACCAGGCTCGCCGCAACGCCAACGACGGTGTGTCGATTGCGCAGACCGGTGAAGGTGCGCTGGAACAAATGGGTAACATCCTGCAGCGTGTTCGCGAGCTGGCTGTTCAATCCGCCAATGCGTCGAACTCCGCCGGTGACCGTCAAGCACTGAACTCTGAAGTCACCCAACTGGTTTCGGAACTGGACCGTTTCGCGACGACCACTGAATTCAACGGACAAAAACTGTTCGATGGTTCATTCGGTTCGGCAATCTATCAGGTCGGCGCCAACGCCAACCAGACAATTACCGCGACCACGGCAAACTTCCGTACTGATCAATATGGTACTTACCAATTGGGTAACGCCACCACTGCCAACGCCGGTGCGTCCGGCACGACCAACGCAGTACAAACCGGGGCGGCGATCACCACCTCGGGTAATCTGGTGATCAACGGTTCCGATGGTTCTGCAACGGTCGCGTTGGCTGTTGATGATAGCGCCAAGACCATCGCCAGCAAGATCAACTCGCAAACCCAGACAGGGGTGCGGGCAACGGCTAAAACCGAAGCTACCTTCACTTTCGGTGCGACCGGTTCTTACTCGGTGTCGGTGTTCGGCAGCAACAGTACAGCGCAGACCATCAGCTTCAGTTTGACCTCGACCAATACCGCCGGTGGATTGTCGCAAGCAGTGCAGGCCTTCAACGACCAATCGTCGAAGACTGGTATCACAGCTCGCCTCAACAACACCAACGACGGTATCGTTCTGACGGCAGACGATGGCAGCAACGTCACCTTGGGGGCAGCAGGTACGACCTCACTGGGTGCGGGTTCGGGTACCATCCAGTTGTCGGGTGCAGCGGCTACGACTATCCTGACATCAGGTACATCGGGTGCCTTGACGGTAGCAGGTCAAGTGACACTGGATTCGTCGAAGTCCTACTCGATCAGCACCAGCGGTTCAGCCATCAACTCAGGTGTGATCGGTGCAAACTCGATTGCAGCCAGTACCACTTCGGTGTCGGCTCTGCAGAAAGTATCGAACCTGGACATCTCGACGGTGGTCAACGCCACCAACGCACTGCGCATCGTCGACAGCGCACTGGGTATCGTCAACGACCAACGAGCCAAGTTTGGTGCCTTGCAGAACCGCTTTGCGGCAACCATCTCGAATCTGCAGACTACGTCGGAAAACCTGTCGTCAGCCCGCAGCCGAATTCGCGATGCAGACTTCGCGACAGAAACCGCGAACCTGAGCCGTACACAGATTCTGCAACAAGCAGGTACCGCAATGCTGGCCCAGGCGAACCAACTACCACAACAAGTACTCCAACTGTTGCGGTAA
- a CDS encoding flagellar protein FlaG — MTVPSVSLPTQVGSAQLDTYAGGVRKQDNAAQTSVSQAVNRANEQAVAEQTRRPTSVEELKKAADKLNKVVNVYASELKFTVDEDTGFDVVRVIDTQSKEVIRQIPSEEMLKIAESIEHLQGLLVRQKA; from the coding sequence ATGACCGTTCCTTCCGTCAGCCTACCGACTCAGGTCGGTTCGGCACAGCTGGATACGTACGCCGGCGGTGTTCGAAAGCAGGACAATGCAGCACAAACCAGCGTCAGCCAGGCCGTCAATCGTGCCAACGAACAGGCTGTGGCCGAGCAGACCAGGCGGCCCACGTCGGTCGAAGAGCTGAAAAAAGCCGCCGATAAGCTGAACAAAGTGGTCAATGTGTATGCAAGCGAGCTGAAGTTTACCGTGGACGAAGACACGGGTTTTGATGTCGTACGCGTGATCGATACCCAGTCGAAAGAGGTGATCCGTCAGATCCCCTCTGAAGAGATGCTGAAGATCGCTGAAAGTATCGAACACTTGCAAGGCTTGCTGGTACGCCAGAAGGCATGA
- the fliD gene encoding flagellar filament capping protein FliD, with protein sequence MAIASPGVGSGLDIGSIISQLMKIEQQPLTALASKEIGIQAKLSAFGTVKGALSSLQSAIRGLADAGKFQASKSATSSSSETLTATAAAGAALGSYNIEVSKLAQAQRLTTTGQTAKNTVIGNGTLSFTFGTISGGTYDADTGKYTGASFTSSGSAAKTVTIDATNNSLEGIRDAINKAGIGVTASIVNDGSGTPYRLTLSSNNPGVSNSIKIGVTGDAALQNLLAHDPAVDAGQALQQTVTAQNSELKVDGIAISKPSTTITDAIEGVTLNLLKTNVGTPTKITVATSGSSLTTAVTAFVKAYNDMNKLLDEITAYDASGAKAGGTVGKSGPLQGDTTIRSMQYRLRQLFGTEMVGVDASVNSLGKVGIAFQKDGTLKVDSAKLQSAIDNKFNDVTALFAATGNATDSLVKYQGSTASTQAGTYTINVTSLATQGKLVGGAVTSGLTVTAGVNDSLAVTLDGKAATVTLTAGTYTSVAELAAEVQSKVNGNTAFSGSKVAITGTGDATSFTLTATSDLYGANSAFTVSGTAAAFFGGTPTATTGADVVGTIGGAAATGSGQKLTSTAGPAIGLAVNITGGAENSDRGTISFSRGFAAQMDKLLDEFLGSKGAIASRTEGLNASVKDIDKQRAAISRRLEDTEQRYRKQFTALDVMLANINKTSQYLTQQLAMLNR encoded by the coding sequence ATGGCCATCGCATCCCCCGGCGTCGGCTCCGGGCTTGATATCGGCAGCATCATCTCGCAGCTGATGAAAATTGAGCAACAACCGCTTACCGCTCTCGCTAGCAAGGAAATCGGCATTCAGGCCAAACTGTCGGCCTTCGGCACCGTCAAGGGTGCGTTGTCATCCTTGCAAAGTGCGATTCGTGGCTTGGCTGATGCCGGCAAGTTCCAGGCCAGCAAGTCGGCAACCTCCTCCAGCAGTGAAACTCTTACCGCAACGGCTGCAGCCGGAGCGGCGCTGGGTAGCTACAATATCGAGGTCAGCAAGTTGGCGCAGGCGCAACGTTTGACCACTACCGGTCAGACTGCCAAAAACACCGTAATTGGTAACGGTACCTTGAGCTTCACGTTCGGCACCATTTCAGGTGGTACTTATGATGCCGACACGGGTAAGTATACCGGGGCCAGCTTTACCAGTAGCGGCAGCGCAGCCAAGACCGTTACCATTGATGCCACCAACAACAGTCTCGAAGGTATTCGTGATGCCATCAATAAGGCAGGTATCGGCGTCACGGCATCCATTGTCAATGATGGTAGCGGTACACCTTATCGTCTGACCTTGTCATCGAATAATCCGGGTGTCAGCAACAGTATCAAGATCGGTGTGACAGGTGATGCTGCGTTGCAAAACCTGTTGGCGCATGATCCGGCCGTCGATGCCGGACAGGCATTGCAGCAGACTGTCACTGCTCAGAATAGTGAGCTTAAGGTAGATGGCATTGCCATCAGCAAGCCCAGCACTACCATTACCGATGCGATTGAAGGCGTGACCCTCAATCTGTTGAAGACCAACGTCGGTACGCCGACCAAGATCACGGTTGCAACCAGCGGCAGCTCCCTCACGACTGCAGTGACTGCTTTCGTCAAAGCCTACAATGACATGAACAAGTTGCTGGATGAGATCACCGCCTATGATGCCAGTGGTGCCAAAGCCGGTGGTACGGTAGGTAAATCAGGTCCGTTGCAGGGAGATACCACAATCCGTAGTATGCAATATCGCTTGCGGCAACTGTTTGGTACAGAGATGGTTGGGGTTGATGCCTCGGTCAACTCGCTGGGCAAGGTGGGGATCGCGTTCCAGAAGGACGGGACATTGAAAGTGGATTCGGCCAAGCTGCAGTCCGCGATTGACAATAAGTTCAATGATGTGACTGCCCTGTTCGCTGCCACGGGCAACGCGACAGATAGTCTGGTCAAGTATCAGGGTTCCACCGCGTCCACCCAGGCGGGTACCTATACTATTAATGTCACCAGTTTGGCGACTCAGGGAAAATTGGTCGGAGGGGCGGTGACCAGTGGTTTGACCGTGACTGCCGGTGTGAATGACTCGTTGGCGGTGACCTTGGATGGCAAAGCTGCCACGGTGACGCTGACTGCCGGTACCTATACCAGTGTTGCCGAGCTGGCAGCCGAGGTTCAGTCCAAGGTCAACGGCAATACTGCTTTCTCAGGTAGCAAGGTGGCAATCACCGGAACTGGGGATGCGACCAGCTTTACGTTGACAGCTACATCCGATCTGTATGGAGCCAATTCAGCTTTTACGGTAAGTGGTACGGCAGCAGCCTTTTTTGGTGGTACGCCAACTGCGACCACCGGTGCCGATGTGGTGGGCACCATTGGTGGTGCGGCAGCCACGGGTAGTGGCCAGAAATTGACTTCTACGGCTGGCCCGGCAATTGGTTTGGCGGTCAATATTACCGGTGGCGCCGAGAATAGCGATCGCGGTACCATTAGCTTCTCGCGCGGTTTCGCCGCCCAGATGGATAAGTTGTTGGATGAATTCCTCGGCAGTAAAGGGGCGATTGCATCCCGTACCGAAGGCCTGAATGCATCGGTCAAGGATATCGACAAGCAGCGGGCCGCGATCAGCCGTCGCCTGGAAGATACCGAACAACGCTATCGCAAGCAGTTCACCGCACTGGATGTGATGCTGGCGAATATCAACAAGACCAGTCAATATCTGACCCAGCAGTTGGCAATGCTGAACCGTTAA
- the fliS gene encoding flagellar export chaperone FliS, translating to MTGYPRSAVHAYTKHALENEINSASPHKLILMLFDGALASIAQARLHIESSQIAAKGNAISKAIAIVEEGLRLSLDKNVGGELAQNLDALYEYISHCLLMANIQNDIAMLDESSTLLIQLRDAWQAIAPQAGTSPTDPVPPAPDNGDRNTASYGKV from the coding sequence ATGACCGGTTATCCACGTTCTGCAGTGCATGCTTATACCAAGCATGCACTGGAAAATGAAATCAACAGCGCCAGCCCGCACAAGCTGATTCTGATGTTGTTCGACGGCGCACTGGCATCGATTGCTCAAGCCCGGTTACATATCGAATCATCGCAGATTGCTGCCAAAGGCAATGCCATCTCCAAAGCGATTGCGATTGTGGAGGAAGGGTTGCGCCTGAGTCTGGACAAGAACGTTGGTGGTGAGCTGGCGCAGAATCTGGATGCGTTATACGAATACATTTCGCATTGCCTGCTGATGGCCAATATTCAAAACGATATTGCCATGCTGGACGAATCCAGTACGCTACTGATTCAATTGCGTGACGCTTGGCAGGCAATTGCACCTCAAGCAGGTACTAGCCCGACCGATCCTGTTCCACCCGCTCCGGATAACGGTGACCGTAACACCGCCAGCTATGGCAAGGTATGA
- the fliT gene encoding flagellar protein FliT, translated as MNADELLSCYAELHTLSQEMLLHAQQEQWDELLALEQARIPLLQQIANVDLSDFDLPAATRVALQEQIAAILEADRQTGELTESWLSELRGIFASANNERKISDTYR; from the coding sequence ATGAATGCCGACGAATTACTCAGCTGTTATGCTGAGCTGCATACACTCAGTCAGGAGATGTTGCTGCATGCCCAGCAGGAACAATGGGACGAGTTGCTTGCGTTGGAGCAGGCACGCATTCCACTGTTACAGCAAATCGCTAACGTGGATCTGAGCGATTTCGACCTACCTGCGGCCACACGTGTCGCCTTGCAAGAACAGATTGCAGCCATTCTGGAGGCCGATCGGCAAACCGGCGAGCTGACCGAATCCTGGCTGAGTGAACTGAGGGGCATTTTCGCCAGTGCCAATAATGAAAGAAAGATTTCAGATACCTATCGCTAG
- a CDS encoding DUF2802 domain-containing protein, producing the protein MDAIVVTWRELLVVGAIVIGIYVAEWFAFMRASRRAREKRETIMPSPAMHELLGRLELLEAEIQALRQRVDAPKQPTAAAKGAELDKPGSPYSQAVELAKQGLDAATLAAHCGISRGEAELIIALHRFDSV; encoded by the coding sequence ATGGATGCCATTGTTGTTACCTGGCGTGAGCTACTGGTCGTCGGGGCCATTGTTATCGGGATATATGTTGCCGAGTGGTTCGCATTCATGCGTGCGAGCAGGCGCGCCCGTGAAAAACGTGAAACCATCATGCCCAGTCCGGCCATGCATGAGTTGCTGGGTCGTCTGGAATTGTTGGAGGCTGAAATACAGGCCTTGCGTCAGCGGGTGGACGCGCCCAAGCAGCCAACTGCAGCAGCAAAAGGGGCGGAGTTGGACAAGCCTGGCTCTCCTTATAGTCAAGCGGTGGAGCTGGCCAAGCAAGGACTAGATGCCGCTACGCTGGCCGCTCATTGCGGTATTTCCCGTGGTGAGGCGGAGCTGATCATCGCCTTACATCGGTTTGACTCGGTATGA
- a CDS encoding flagellar hook-length control protein FliK: MIHNDALGQLNQLVRRVSPTLIEANQEKPPVSNDRSQQFVPGERIPAHVLAALPNGRFEVLVKNQLLDMNLPGNAQPGEALDLTFIRAEPRPTFALTKDMAALVGNGAGEVKFSETAKFLGALLSRGEQSPVAKQVVDASPIIDTSAPDTKAIAQTLNQAVTRSGFFYESHQAEWVTGQRSLQTLQDEPQAKLGSEQTVGKESTAAPSRAKVESALVAPRAEPADATRVTGPAREATLLLPDANTMTDKASSLNGAELAPQLRQIVQQQLGMLDTRQLMWHGMAWPNQPMDWSIEEQLAAQQGAMEAGEDRAWYSRMKLNLPSLGEVVIGISLRGQDVAVNFHVAKPDTADRIREARGELNHQLEAAGLRLAGSTVDLNDEADANG; this comes from the coding sequence ATGATTCACAATGATGCGCTAGGACAGCTTAATCAACTGGTCAGGCGGGTTTCGCCGACATTGATTGAGGCAAATCAGGAAAAGCCACCCGTCAGCAATGACCGGTCACAGCAGTTTGTTCCTGGTGAACGTATTCCCGCCCATGTACTGGCAGCTTTACCCAATGGGCGATTTGAAGTGCTGGTTAAAAACCAGCTACTCGATATGAATCTTCCTGGCAATGCGCAGCCCGGCGAGGCGCTGGACTTGACCTTCATTCGTGCCGAGCCGCGTCCCACCTTTGCATTGACCAAGGACATGGCCGCGCTGGTGGGTAATGGCGCTGGCGAGGTCAAATTCAGTGAAACGGCCAAGTTTCTGGGCGCCTTGCTGTCTCGAGGTGAACAATCCCCAGTTGCAAAACAAGTGGTTGATGCTTCGCCAATCATCGACACGTCGGCACCGGATACCAAGGCGATTGCGCAGACATTGAATCAGGCGGTGACACGTAGTGGGTTCTTTTATGAATCGCATCAGGCGGAGTGGGTAACTGGCCAGCGCAGCCTGCAAACCTTGCAAGATGAGCCGCAAGCTAAACTGGGCAGTGAACAGACTGTTGGGAAGGAGAGCACTGCTGCTCCGTCACGTGCTAAGGTTGAGTCTGCCTTGGTGGCACCCAGGGCCGAGCCTGCTGATGCAACCCGTGTCACTGGCCCGGCACGCGAGGCCACGCTGTTGTTACCGGATGCCAATACAATGACCGACAAAGCCAGCAGCCTGAATGGTGCGGAGCTTGCGCCTCAACTGAGGCAGATCGTGCAACAGCAACTGGGCATGCTCGATACTCGTCAGCTGATGTGGCACGGCATGGCATGGCCTAATCAGCCAATGGATTGGTCGATCGAAGAGCAATTGGCTGCTCAGCAAGGTGCAATGGAAGCCGGAGAGGATCGGGCATGGTATTCTCGCATGAAACTGAACTTGCCCAGTCTGGGTGAGGTGGTGATAGGTATCAGCCTGCGTGGTCAGGATGTCGCAGTCAACTTTCATGTGGCCAAGCCTGATACTGCAGATCGGATTCGTGAAGCCAGGGGTGAATTGAATCATCAACTGGAGGCTGCAGGGCTTCGTCTGGCTGGGAGTACAGTTGATTTGAACGACGAAGCTGATGCAAATGGATAA
- a CDS encoding EscU/YscU/HrcU family type III secretion system export apparatus switch protein translates to MDKDRQRQMAVAMAYQTGMNAPKVVAKGRGVLAEMIIERAREAGVFVHESPELVSLLMQVDLDQHIPPELYRAVAELLAFIYFLEQGGTADAPVLSLSEMSSTVDGEPSA, encoded by the coding sequence ATGGATAAAGATCGTCAGCGTCAGATGGCTGTGGCTATGGCCTACCAAACCGGAATGAATGCGCCGAAGGTAGTGGCGAAAGGCCGCGGCGTGCTGGCGGAAATGATCATTGAGCGTGCACGCGAGGCCGGCGTGTTCGTACATGAGTCGCCAGAGCTGGTGTCGTTGCTGATGCAGGTTGATCTGGATCAACATATTCCACCCGAACTTTATCGTGCAGTGGCGGAGCTACTGGCCTTTATCTACTTTCTGGAGCAGGGTGGCACTGCTGATGCCCCTGTACTGTCATTGTCGGAAATGTCCTCAACTGTCGATGGCGAACCATCTGCCTGA
- a CDS encoding 2-hydroxy-3-oxopropionate reductase, with translation MTQPVVGYIGLGIMGRPTALNLIKAGYALHVFARRAAALEPLIAAGAVAYDSPKAVAAVADIIFINVSDTPDVEQVLLGSGGVIEAGKMEQIVVDMSTIAPIAARNIATKLAARGIDLLDAPVSGGEAGAIAGTLSIMVGGKQTAFERALPLLQVLGKNIVHVGDSGAGQVAKACNQIVVAGTIAAVAEAMTFARCNQVDAGKVREALMGGFAGSKILEVHGKRMLDNDFKPGFKSRLHQKDMHIVLETARQLGLALPISSQTTQLINALLGSGDGELDSSAMIKVIERMSGQ, from the coding sequence ATGACACAACCTGTAGTCGGCTATATCGGCTTGGGCATTATGGGCCGCCCCACGGCTTTAAATCTGATCAAGGCAGGTTATGCCTTACACGTTTTCGCACGCAGGGCTGCGGCACTGGAACCACTTATTGCGGCAGGGGCCGTTGCCTACGATAGTCCGAAGGCAGTTGCGGCGGTGGCCGATATTATTTTCATCAATGTTTCCGATACGCCGGATGTGGAACAGGTATTGCTGGGTAGCGGTGGGGTGATTGAAGCAGGCAAGATGGAGCAGATTGTTGTCGATATGAGCACCATCGCACCCATTGCTGCCCGTAATATAGCTACCAAATTGGCAGCGCGGGGAATCGACCTGTTGGATGCCCCGGTGTCCGGCGGCGAGGCAGGTGCAATCGCCGGCACTTTGTCGATCATGGTTGGAGGCAAACAGACTGCCTTCGAGCGTGCCCTTCCCTTATTGCAGGTGCTGGGCAAGAATATTGTCCATGTTGGCGACAGTGGGGCGGGGCAAGTTGCCAAGGCGTGTAACCAGATCGTGGTGGCTGGCACGATTGCAGCAGTGGCCGAAGCAATGACCTTTGCCAGATGCAATCAGGTGGATGCAGGTAAAGTTCGTGAAGCTTTGATGGGTGGATTTGCAGGTAGCAAGATTCTGGAGGTGCATGGAAAGCGCATGCTGGATAATGATTTCAAGCCCGGATTCAAAAGTCGACTGCATCAGAAGGATATGCACATTGTGCTGGAGACGGCCCGCCAATTGGGTCTGGCATTGCCTATTAGCAGTCAGACGACGCAATTGATCAATGCATTGTTGGGATCGGGGGACGGCGAATTGGATTCATCTGCCATGATCAAAGTGATTGAGAGAATGTCTGGACAGTAA
- a CDS encoding RICIN domain-containing protein: MPFSPSRWWPIFGLLSSIALFSTGNAATIESGRHAIKNLHSQLCMDVLAASTKDGANIQQWSCNPDQPNQTWLFQKNNDPGPGMTVVSYNIRVIHVDSTKFQINRCKINAHREGRLPPSDHFLAVCTVTFK; the protein is encoded by the coding sequence ATGCCATTCAGTCCATCCAGATGGTGGCCGATTTTCGGGCTACTCAGTAGCATCGCCTTATTCAGCACTGGCAATGCAGCAACGATTGAAAGTGGGCGCCATGCCATCAAAAACCTACATAGCCAGTTATGCATGGATGTGCTGGCAGCCAGTACGAAAGACGGCGCCAATATCCAGCAATGGTCTTGTAATCCCGACCAACCTAACCAGACCTGGCTATTCCAGAAGAACAACGATCCAGGACCAGGTATGACCGTCGTGAGCTATAACATTCGTGTCATTCACGTGGATAGCACCAAATTCCAAATCAACCGTTGCAAGATCAATGCCCATCGCGAGGGTCGACTACCTCCATCCGATCACTTTCTTGCAGTGTGTACGGTGACCTTCAAGTAA
- the rpsU gene encoding 30S ribosomal protein S21, with translation MPSVRVKENEPFEVALRRFKRTVEKTGLLTELRAREFYEKPTAERKRKLAAAVKRHYKRLRSQQLPPKMY, from the coding sequence ATGCCTAGCGTCCGCGTCAAGGAAAATGAGCCATTCGAAGTGGCTCTGCGTCGTTTCAAGCGTACTGTCGAAAAAACTGGTCTGTTGACTGAGTTGCGTGCTCGTGAGTTCTACGAGAAGCCGACTGCTGAACGTAAGCGCAAACTTGCTGCGGCCGTCAAGCGTCATTACAAACGTCTGCGCAGTCAACAACTGCCGCCGAAAATGTACTGA
- a CDS encoding GatB/YqeY domain-containing protein, with translation MSLKQRIQDDMKNAMREKNAQRLSAIRLLTAAMKQREVDERIELTDEHVIAIIDRMLKQRRDSITQFEAAGRQDLADNEKFEMTVLQEYMPVQLSDAEVEAEVVAAMAQIGATGPQDMGKLMGVLKPRLAGRADMTRVSQLVKVKLAG, from the coding sequence ATGAGCCTGAAGCAACGCATTCAAGATGATATGAAAAATGCAATGCGCGAGAAAAACGCGCAGCGCTTGTCGGCCATCCGCCTGTTGACGGCTGCAATGAAGCAGAGGGAGGTCGATGAACGCATTGAGCTGACGGACGAACATGTCATTGCCATCATAGACAGGATGTTGAAGCAGCGCCGCGACTCAATTACTCAATTTGAGGCAGCAGGGCGGCAAGATCTGGCTGACAATGAAAAGTTTGAAATGACCGTGTTGCAAGAATACATGCCTGTTCAGCTATCAGATGCTGAGGTTGAAGCTGAGGTGGTCGCGGCAATGGCGCAGATTGGTGCGACGGGGCCCCAGGATATGGGTAAGTTGATGGGTGTGTTGAAGCCCAGGTTGGCGGGTCGTGCGGATATGACCAGGGTATCGCAACTGGTTAAGGTCAAGCTGGCGGGCTGA
- the dnaG gene encoding DNA primase, with protein MSRIPDSFIQDLLNRVDIVDVVDRYVPLKKSGGEYKACCPFHGEKTPSFYVSPVKQFYHCFGCGANGTVITFLMEHAGLGFVEAVKELAQAVGMQVPQEDATPEEKLVAKKRAEVEALDLPGVMRAACVYYRNQLKHAPHAIQYLKKRGVSGEIAAKFGLGYAPDGWHALQAAFQDYDSNPALIESGLVKEREGRRHDFFNDRVMFPIVNQRGAIIGFGGRVMDRGEPKYLNSPETVLFEKGRELYGLYQARQSIRDAGKALVVEGYMDVVSLAQYGVSYAVATLGTATTAHHLQKLMRHTDHIVFCFDGDKAGRKAAWRALENALPLLQDDKRLDFLFLPDEEDPDTYVRHFGREAFEDLMARDALPLTAFMLRELAAKSDLQTDEGRARLIKLAQPLITQIPAQALSLMLRKRFAELLGIGSDELDRLLGIRVAQSRYGKPRSKPALPHSGRRQAPSIERKVIEWFLRAPGWAQHVALPQWEGDQPEMQALYALYAYLVAHPGLANAAQVLECFRDSPYEGTLRHVLGAAMDEHEGFSDEEAWVELTDAVSRLERRVNEQQSRPFMAEKNLSPSSLSDEDKQIWRQLSMTKLRSEG; from the coding sequence GTGTCCCGTATCCCTGATAGTTTCATCCAGGATTTGCTCAATCGTGTCGATATTGTCGATGTGGTGGATCGCTACGTTCCGCTCAAGAAGTCCGGCGGTGAGTATAAGGCCTGCTGTCCGTTTCACGGCGAAAAAACACCTTCATTTTATGTCAGCCCAGTCAAGCAGTTCTATCACTGCTTTGGTTGTGGTGCCAATGGCACAGTCATCACATTTCTGATGGAGCATGCTGGCCTTGGCTTTGTTGAGGCGGTAAAAGAGTTGGCTCAGGCTGTGGGTATGCAGGTCCCGCAGGAAGATGCCACCCCGGAAGAGAAGCTGGTTGCGAAAAAGCGTGCCGAAGTTGAGGCGCTGGATTTGCCTGGTGTCATGCGAGCTGCCTGCGTGTATTACCGCAATCAACTGAAGCATGCGCCACATGCCATTCAGTACTTGAAGAAGCGAGGGGTGTCCGGCGAAATTGCTGCCAAGTTTGGTCTTGGTTATGCCCCGGATGGTTGGCACGCATTGCAAGCAGCTTTTCAGGATTATGATTCCAATCCCGCGCTGATCGAATCGGGCCTAGTCAAGGAGCGAGAAGGGCGGCGGCATGATTTCTTCAATGATCGGGTGATGTTTCCGATCGTTAATCAGCGTGGTGCGATCATTGGGTTTGGTGGGCGGGTGATGGACAGGGGTGAGCCCAAGTACCTGAACTCACCAGAAACGGTGTTGTTTGAAAAGGGTCGTGAGCTTTACGGCTTGTATCAGGCTAGGCAGTCGATTCGTGATGCCGGCAAAGCGTTGGTTGTCGAAGGGTACATGGATGTCGTGTCGCTGGCTCAATATGGTGTGAGCTATGCTGTAGCGACGCTGGGTACTGCTACCACTGCGCATCACCTGCAGAAGCTGATGCGCCACACCGATCACATTGTATTTTGCTTTGATGGTGATAAGGCTGGTCGCAAGGCGGCTTGGCGGGCATTGGAAAATGCGCTGCCGCTGTTGCAGGACGACAAGCGCCTGGATTTTCTGTTTTTACCTGATGAGGAAGATCCTGATACCTATGTTCGCCATTTTGGGCGTGAGGCTTTCGAAGATCTGATGGCAAGGGATGCGCTGCCGCTGACGGCCTTTATGCTGCGTGAGCTGGCAGCTAAGTCGGACTTGCAGACTGATGAAGGGCGTGCGCGACTGATCAAGCTGGCGCAGCCATTAATTACTCAGATTCCTGCGCAGGCATTGAGCTTGATGCTGCGTAAGCGCTTTGCGGAGTTGTTGGGCATTGGTTCGGATGAATTGGATCGTCTGCTTGGGATTCGTGTTGCGCAGTCTCGTTATGGTAAGCCTAGGTCAAAGCCAGCATTGCCGCACTCTGGACGCCGTCAGGCGCCATCAATCGAGCGGAAGGTCATTGAGTGGTTTTTGCGTGCGCCAGGCTGGGCGCAGCATGTTGCATTGCCGCAGTGGGAGGGTGATCAGCCGGAGATGCAGGCGCTTTATGCGCTTTATGCTTATTTAGTAGCACACCCTGGATTGGCTAATGCCGCACAGGTCTTGGAGTGCTTTCGTGATTCCCCATATGAGGGAACGTTGCGACATGTTCTGGGGGCGGCAATGGATGAGCACGAAGGCTTTTCTGATGAAGAGGCTTGGGTTGAATTGACTGATGCTGTTTCCAGGCTTGAGAGGCGTGTCAATGAACAGCAGAGCAGGCCGTTTATGGCGGAGAAGAATTTGTCGCCAAGCAGCCTCTCTGATGAGGATAAGCAGATTTGGCGCCAGCTCTCCATGACTAAGTTGCGATCGGAAGGGTGA